A part of Larimichthys crocea isolate SSNF chromosome VII, L_crocea_2.0, whole genome shotgun sequence genomic DNA contains:
- the baz1b gene encoding tyrosine-protein kinase BAZ1B isoform X1, with amino-acid sequence MAPLLGRKPYPLAKPLAEPPGPGEEVHIIEHTKEAFRNKEEYEARLQRYSERIWTCKSTGSSQLTHKEAWEEEQEVTELLQEEYPQWFEKPVLEMVHHNTVSLDKLVEMAWVEILTKYAVDEECDFLVGKDKSLQVKVVKIHPLENPEGETAEKKLEGACDSPSSDKENASQENQRKEPPPREEENRRESLSDRARRSPRKLPTAMKEEKKRWVMPKFLPHKYDVKLITEDKVISDVPADSLFRTERPPTKEIMRYFIRHYALRLGTGESAPWVVEDDLVKKFNLPSKFSDFLLDPHKFLAENPSAKRKSLTSPDGKPSKKLKTSDTPGEDSGNEKGEKKRKKKTDSLGMPISPTIWGHMQKIKMNGSPLKVKNSGTPKKGEGKGSSPSTPKSSRKSGDKKTGKNVLKASKKDGKAGAKTPKMKQMTLLHLAKSTPAGSPKKRARSSSLGTPKLGKPLHPMALHLLRYYKENKGKEDKKNSLSSLISKAAKTLSPDDRGRLPEELKELVQKRWELLEQKKRWAAMSEEERQEEMKKRREEVKEKLREKAKERREKEMLVRREQSRRYEDQEIEGGKTLPTFKLVDMPEGLPNTLFGDVAMVVDFLQCYAGLLMPDDQYPITAGALMEALAGERSGFLYLNRVLVVLLQTLLQDELAEGYSELDIPLSEIPLTMHSVSELARLCLRPWDAHGEESGQGSEDSGGLGGFDDVVTSEFLDKLETIEVFELSPEEKVNLLVALCHRILMTYSVEDHVDARQQRSAELWKERLAMLKEVNDRKRAEKKKQKEMEGKGEKKKESSAKKEPKKEVKVEPEPEDMISSVKSRRLMSMQAKKEKEEMDRQNKERMEKEAEEERMRKQRAATERAFQDGITKARLVMRRTPLGTDRSHNRYWLFSDVVPGLYVEKGWVHESIDYSFTPPPEDKPAEPEVEEEEDGGSAATQDSQETEKDAEKDDGSIDGAISEGAQQGAATDVCIETTVPKQGQNLWFICDNTAELEELVESLHPQGVRESELKAKIQSRYQDIVHSIHLTRKAKMGLRTCDGYAELLNYLRSDIQEVASRLQKGGLGYLDDNVDLEEQLKDMESLKDFGECIITIQACVIKKFLQGFMAPKQKKKKKLGGEESSKAEEVDEEKRLAEEARVATAVEKWKTAIREAQTFSRMHVLLGMLDACIKWDMSAENARCKVCRRKVLKQSSSVLKLMDFKPRSKQSSSSRFRAQQTSSIRQVYIQNQQQRRPTGDDEKLILCDECNKAFHLFCLRPVLYRIPAGEWLCPACQPTVARRGSRSRNYNQDTDEEEDEEESEEEESEEEEEDEEENEYKAMGHSLRPRKKNKQSSSRQKSSKSKSKKSSSSTQSKQRTGPNSPADIDELVRQSSQSGVRRQALELERCEEILKKLSKFRYSWPFREPVSPEEAEDYLDIISQPMDFQTMLGKFSQGSYRHAQDFLEDIKLVFANAEEYNQQGSTVLSCMVKTEQTFTELLQKLLPGLSYLRRRSRKRVSQAPATSEDEEEDEEEEEEEEEDDEEEQEEEEEEEPKKKMQNGKSNRKKARNSRGRRNERSESEEEDEEEDEEDDDDGRRRSKRTSATSGKKDYREQDSDGERDTRRTRQRRGRDDASSDEDRSSQQRHSKRQKRS; translated from the exons ATGGCACCGCTTTTAGGCCGGAAACCGTACCCACTGGCTAAGCCGCTAGCCGAGCCACCAGGCCCGGGAGAGGAGGTGCACATCATCGAGCACACCAAGGAGGCCTTCAGGAACAAAGA AGAATATGAGGCACGCCTGCAGAGGTACAGTGAGCGCATCTGGACGTGTAAGAGCACTGGAAGCAGCCagctcacacacaaagaagcaTGGGAGGAGGAACAAGAAGTCACCGAGCT gCTTCAGGAGGAGTATCCACAGTGGTTTGAGAAACCGGTTCTGGAGATGGTCCACCACAACACGGTGTCTTTAGACAAACTGGTTGAAATGGCCTGGGTGGAAATCCTCACCAAGTACGCTGTGGATGAAGAGTGTGACTTCCTG GTTGGGAAGGACAAAAGTTTGCAAGTGAAGGTGGTGAAGATCCATCCTTTAGAAAACCCCGAGGGTGAGACAGCGGAGAAGAAGCTGGAAGGTGCCTGTGACTCTCCATCCAGCGACAAGGAGAACGCCAGTCAGGAGAACCAGAGGAAGGAGCCTCCTCCccgagaggaggagaacaggaGGGAGAGCCTCA GTGACAGAGCACGACGCTCGCCAAGGAAACTTCCCACTGCcatgaaggaagagaaaaagagatgggTGATGCCCAAATTCCTTCCTCACAAGTACGACGTGAAGCTCATTACTGAGGACAAG GTGATCagtgacgtcccagcagacaGTCTTTTCAGAACGGAGCGCCCTCCAACCAAGGAGATCATGCGCTACTTCATCAGACACTACGCTCTCAGGCTGGGAACAGGAGAGAGCGCTCCCTGGGTGGTTGAAGACGATCTGGTGAAAAAATTCAACCTGCCCAGCAAATTCAGTGACTTTCTTCTCGATCCCCACAAG TTCTTAGCAGAGAATCCCTCCGCGAAGCGTAAGAGTTTGACATCTCCAGACGGTAAACCGAGCAAGAAGCTCAAGACGTCTGACACGCCAGGAGAGGATTCAGGAAATgagaagggagagaagaaaaggaaaaagaagaccGACTCTTTAGGCATGCCTATTAGTCCGACCATTTGGGGCCACATGCAG aaaataaaaatgaacggCTCGCCACTCAAAGTAAAGAACTCGGGAACTCCAAAGAAAGGAGAAGGCAAAGGCTCTTCTCCCTCCACCCCGAAATCAAGCAGGAAGTCCGGAGACAAGAAAACTGGAAAGAACGTCCTCAAAGCGTCTAAAAAGGACGGTAAAGCTGGTGCCAAGACACcgaagatgaagcagatgactCTGCTGCATCTGGCTAAGAGCACCCCTGCAGGGAGCCCGAAGAAGAGAGCCCGTAGTAGCAGCTTGGGTACTCCTAAACTGGGGAAGCCACTGCACCCCATGGCCCTGCACCTCCTTCGTTACTATAAAGAGAACAAGGGCAAAGAGGATAAAAAGAACTCCCTTTCCTCCCTTATCTCCAAGGCCGCAAAGACCTTGTCCCCAGATGATAGGGGCCGGCTGCCGGAGGAGCTCAAGGAGCTGGTGCAGAAACGCTGGGAGCTGCTGGAGCAGAAGAAGCGATGGGCGGCCATGAGCGAAGaggaaagacaggaagagatgaagaaaaggCGCGAGGAAGTCAAAGAGAAACTGCGAGAAAAGGCCAAGGAGAGACGCGAGAAGGAAATGCTGGTTCGCCGCGAACAATCACGCAGATACGAAGACCAAGAGATTGAAGGCGGCAAGACCTTGCCCACGTTCAAGCTTGTAGACATGCCCGAGGGGTTGCCCAACACCCTGTTTGGGGATGTGGCTATGGTCGTGGACTTCCTTCAGTGCTACGCAGGGCTACTGATGCCGGACGACCAGTATCCGATCACAGCAGGAGCTCTGATGGAAGCACTGGCTGGAGAGCGATCCGGCTTCCTCTACCTGAACAGAGTGCTGGTGGTGCTGCTCCAGACGCTGCTGCAGGACGAGCTGGCAGAAGGCTACAGCGAGCTCGACATTCCTTTATCTGAGATCCCCCTTACCATGCACTCTGTGTCCGAGCTGGCTCGGTTGTGCCTGCGACCGTGGGACGCTCACGGCGAGGAGAGTGGCCAGGGCTCAGAGGACTCAGGAGGTTTGGGAGGCTTTGACGACGTGGTGACCAGCGAGTTCTTGGATAAGCTTGAGACAATCGAGGTGTTTGAGCTGAGCCCCGAGGAGAAGgtcaacctgctggtggcactaTGCCACCGCATACTCATGACGTACTCGGTCGAAGACCACGTTGACGCAAGGCAGCAGCGGTCAGCTGAGCTGTGGAAGGAGCGTCTGGCGATGCTGAAAGAGGTCAACGACCGCAAGAGggctgagaagaagaagcaaaaggAGATGGAGGGCAAAG gtgagaaaaagaaagagagcagtgCTAAGAAGGAGCCCAAGAAAGAAGTCAAGGTGGAGCCGGAGCCAGAGGACatgatcagctcagtgaagagcCGGCGGCTGATGTCCATGCAGGccaagaaggagaaggaggagatggacagacagaacaaag AGCGCATGGAGAAAGAGGCTGAAGAGGAGCGGATGCGTAAACAGAGAGCCGCCACGGAAAGAGCCTTTCAGGATGGTATCACCAAAGCCAGACTCGTCATGCGCAGGACTCCACTGGGTACTGACAGAAGTCACAACAG GTACTGGCTTTTCTCTGACGTGGTTCCTGGTCTGTACGTTGAGAAAGGCTGGGTGCATGAAAGCATTGACTACAGCTTCACTCCTCCACCCGAGGACAAACCAGCCGAGCCTgaggtggaagaggaagaggacggcGGGTCGGCCGCTACTCAAGATTCACAAG AAACTGAAAAAGATGCTGAAAAAGATGATGGCAGCATCGATGGTGCTATTAGCGAGGGAGCCCAGCAGGGAGCAGCAACAGACGTCTGTATAGAAACGACCGTTCCCAAGCAGGGACAGAACCTCTG GTTCATATGTGACAACACAGCCGAGTTGGAGGAACTAGTGGAAAGTCTTCATCCTCAGGGGGTTCGAGAGAGCGAGCTGAAGGCGAAGATACAAAGCAG ATACCAGGACATCGTCCACTCCATCCATCTGACTCGTAAGGCAAAAATGGGCCTCAGGACCTGTGATGGATATGCAGAACTACTCAACTACCTGCGCAGTGACATCCAGGAGGTGGCCTCACGACTCCAGAAAGGAGGCCTGGGATACCTTGATGACAACGTAGACCTCGAAGAACAG TTGAAAGACATGGAGAGCTTGAAAGACTTTGGCGAGTGCATCATCACCATTCAGGCCTGCGTAATCAAAAAGTTCCTTCAGGGATTCATGGCGcccaaacagaagaagaagaaaaagctcgGAGGGGAAGAAAGCAGCAAAGCTGAAGAGGTGGACGAGGAGAAAAGACTGGCAGAAGAGGCCAGG GTAGCGACAGCGGTAGAAAAGTGGAAGACTGCCATCCGAGAGGCCCAGACCTTTTCCCGGATGCACGTCCTGCTGGGAATGCTGGACGCCTGCATAAAGTGGGACATGTCCGCTGAGAACGCTCGCTGCAAAGTGTGTCGCAGGAAAG TGCTCAAGCAGAGCTCATCTGTGCTGAAGCTGATGGACTTTAAGCCCAGATccaaacagagcagcagcagcaggttcagaGCACAACAGACTAGTAGTATCAGGCAGGTCTACattcagaaccagcagcagcgcAGGCCAACAG GTGACGACGAGAAACTCATCCTCTGTGATGAGTGCAACAAGGCCTTCCACCTGTTCTGTCTGCGGCCCGTGTTGTACCGCATTCCTGCCGGAGAGTGGCTGTGTCCGGCCTGCCAGCCCACTGTGGCCAGACGTGGCTCCCGCTCAAG GAACTACAACCAAGAcacagatgaagaagaggatgaggaggagtctgaagaggaggagtcagaggaggaggaagaggatgaagaagagaatGAATACAAAGCCATGGGGCACAGCT TGAGACCaaggaagaaaaataagcaGTCCTCATCTCGacaaaaaagttcaaaaagtAAATCCAAGAAGTCGTCTTCGAGTACTCAGAGCAAACAGAGGACCGGCCCCAACAGCCCCGCAGACATCGATGAACTG gTGCGACAGAGCTCCCAGTCAGGAGTGCGCAGGCAGGCGctggagctggagaggtgcGAGGAGATCCTCAAAAAACTGTCCAAGTTCCGCTACAGCTGGCCTTTCAG GGAGCCTGTGTCCCCGGAGGAGGCAGAGGACTACCTGGACATCATCTCCCAGCCCATGGATTTCCAGACAATGCTGGGGAAGTTCAGCCAGGGCTCGTATCGTCACGCCCAGGACTTCCTGGAAGACATTAAACTCGTTTTCGCCAACGCAGAGGAGTACAACCAGCAGGGCAGCACCGTGCTCTCCTGCATGGTCAAGACGGAACAGACATTCACCGAGCTGCTCCAAAAGCTGCTGCCAGGCCTCAGCTACCTCCGCCGACGGTCACGCAAACGCGTCAGCCAAGCGCCCGCAACATCcgaggatgaggaagaagacgaggaggaggaggaggaggaggaggaggatgatgaagaagagcaggaagaggaagaggaagaagaacccAAGAAGAAAATGCAGAACGGCAAATCGAACAGGAAGAAAGCCAGAAACTCTCGGGGACGGAGGAACGAGAGGAGCGAGAgcgaggaggaagacgaggaggaggacgaggaggatgaTGACGATGGCAGGAGGAGGAGTAAGCGGACGTCTGCCACCTCAGGCAAGAAGGATTACAGGGAGCAGGATAGTGATGGCGAGCGGGACACACGGAGAACTCGTCAGCGGCGGGGCCGGGACGACGCGAGCAGCGACGAGGACCGGTCCAGCCAACAGCGACATTCCAAGAGACAGAAACGCTCATGA
- the bcl7bb gene encoding B-cell CLL/lymphoma 7 protein family member B-B translates to MNHNSIKMSGRSGRAETRSRAKDDIKKVLAAIEKVRKWEKKWVTVGDTSLRIFKWVPVTETKQIYRTKSTGGDVRGLKDVVLENTNSLLDFTDENSNQSFLSDVYQPKMDNSSSTSSSQQVSPPHTSSLRTEDSQPPMLGQESVDEPVHSGQEGADEPPTLIKEDLLSSGTVRRSTPDTQEELDESGAPPLKKICTGENAVLR, encoded by the exons ATGAATCATAACAGCATCAAGATGTCGGGACGATCAGGCCGCGCTGAGACACGAAGTCGGGCTAAAGATGACATTAAAAAGGTGCTGGCAGCCATCGAGAAAGTGCGCAAATG GGAGAAGAAATGGGTGACAGTTGGAGACACGTCCTTACGCATATTTAAGTGGGTGCCAGTAACAGAAACAAAGCAG ATATATCGCACCAAATCCACAGGTGGAGATGTGAGAGGGCTGAAAGATGTGGTCCTGGAAAATACCAACTCTTTACTGGATTTCACTG ATGAAAACAGCAACCAGAGCTTTCTGTCGGACGTTTACCAGCCTAAAATggataacagcagcagcacttccaGCTCGCAGCAGGTCAGCCCTCCACATACCTCCAGCCTGCGAACTGAAGACTCTCAGCCGCCGATGCTGGGCCAGGAGAGTGTTGATG AGCCAGTTCATTCAGGACAGGAGGGGGCCGATGAGCCTCCGACTCTCATCAAGGAGGACCTTCTTTCATCAGGAACTGTCAGACGGAGCACCCCAGACACACAG GAGGAACTGGATGAATCAGGAGCGCCTCCTTTAAAGAAGATTTGCACAGGAGAAAATGCAGTCCTCAGATAG
- the baz1b gene encoding tyrosine-protein kinase BAZ1B isoform X2, translating into MAPLLGRKPYPLAKPLAEPPGPGEEVHIIEHTKEAFRNKEEYEARLQRYSERIWTCKSTGSSQLTHKEAWEEEQEVTELLQEEYPQWFEKPVLEMVHHNTVSLDKLVEMAWVEILTKYAVDEECDFLVGKDKSLQVKVVKIHPLENPEGETAEKKLEGACDSPSSDKENASQENQRKEPPPREEENRRESLSDRARRSPRKLPTAMKEEKKRWVMPKFLPHKYDVKLITEDKVISDVPADSLFRTERPPTKEIMRYFIRHYALRLGTGESAPWVVEDDLVKKFNLPSKFSDFLLDPHKFLAENPSAKRKSLTSPDGKPSKKLKTSDTPGEDSGNEKGEKKRKKKTDSLGMPISPTIWGHMQKIKMNGSPLKVKNSGTPKKGEGKGSSPSTPKSSRKSGDKKTGKNVLKASKKDGKAGAKTPKMKQMTLLHLAKSTPAGSPKKRARSSSLGTPKLGKPLHPMALHLLRYYKENKGKEDKKNSLSSLISKAAKTLSPDDRGRLPEELKELVQKRWELLEQKKRWAAMSEEERQEEMKKRREEVKEKLREKAKERREKEMLVRREQSRRYEDQEIEGGKTLPTFKLVDMPEGLPNTLFGDVAMVVDFLQCYAGLLMPDDQYPITAGALMEALAGERSGFLYLNRVLVVLLQTLLQDELAEGYSELDIPLSEIPLTMHSVSELARLCLRPWDAHGEESGQGSEDSGGLGGFDDVVTSEFLDKLETIEVFELSPEEKVNLLVALCHRILMTYSVEDHVDARQQRSAELWKERLAMLKEVNDRKRAEKKKQKEMEGKGEKKKESSAKKEPKKEVKVEPEPEDMISSVKSRRLMSMQAKKEKEEMDRQNKERMEKEAEEERMRKQRAATERAFQDGITKARLVMRRTPLGTDRSHNRYWLFSDVVPGLYVEKGWVHESIDYSFTPPPEDKPAEPEVEEEEDGGSAATQDSQETEKDAEKDDGSIDGAISEGAQQGAATDVCIETTVPKQGQNLWFICDNTAELEELVESLHPQGVRESELKAKIQSRYQDIVHSIHLTRKAKMGLRTCDGYAELLNYLRSDIQEVASRLQKGGLGYLDDNVDLEEQLKDMESLKDFGECIITIQACVIKKFLQGFMAPKQKKKKKLGGEESSKAEEVDEEKRLAEEARVATAVEKWKTAIREAQTFSRMHVLLGMLDACIKWDMSAENARCKVCRRKGDDEKLILCDECNKAFHLFCLRPVLYRIPAGEWLCPACQPTVARRGSRSRNYNQDTDEEEDEEESEEEESEEEEEDEEENEYKAMGHSLRPRKKNKQSSSRQKSSKSKSKKSSSSTQSKQRTGPNSPADIDELVRQSSQSGVRRQALELERCEEILKKLSKFRYSWPFREPVSPEEAEDYLDIISQPMDFQTMLGKFSQGSYRHAQDFLEDIKLVFANAEEYNQQGSTVLSCMVKTEQTFTELLQKLLPGLSYLRRRSRKRVSQAPATSEDEEEDEEEEEEEEEDDEEEQEEEEEEEPKKKMQNGKSNRKKARNSRGRRNERSESEEEDEEEDEEDDDDGRRRSKRTSATSGKKDYREQDSDGERDTRRTRQRRGRDDASSDEDRSSQQRHSKRQKRS; encoded by the exons ATGGCACCGCTTTTAGGCCGGAAACCGTACCCACTGGCTAAGCCGCTAGCCGAGCCACCAGGCCCGGGAGAGGAGGTGCACATCATCGAGCACACCAAGGAGGCCTTCAGGAACAAAGA AGAATATGAGGCACGCCTGCAGAGGTACAGTGAGCGCATCTGGACGTGTAAGAGCACTGGAAGCAGCCagctcacacacaaagaagcaTGGGAGGAGGAACAAGAAGTCACCGAGCT gCTTCAGGAGGAGTATCCACAGTGGTTTGAGAAACCGGTTCTGGAGATGGTCCACCACAACACGGTGTCTTTAGACAAACTGGTTGAAATGGCCTGGGTGGAAATCCTCACCAAGTACGCTGTGGATGAAGAGTGTGACTTCCTG GTTGGGAAGGACAAAAGTTTGCAAGTGAAGGTGGTGAAGATCCATCCTTTAGAAAACCCCGAGGGTGAGACAGCGGAGAAGAAGCTGGAAGGTGCCTGTGACTCTCCATCCAGCGACAAGGAGAACGCCAGTCAGGAGAACCAGAGGAAGGAGCCTCCTCCccgagaggaggagaacaggaGGGAGAGCCTCA GTGACAGAGCACGACGCTCGCCAAGGAAACTTCCCACTGCcatgaaggaagagaaaaagagatgggTGATGCCCAAATTCCTTCCTCACAAGTACGACGTGAAGCTCATTACTGAGGACAAG GTGATCagtgacgtcccagcagacaGTCTTTTCAGAACGGAGCGCCCTCCAACCAAGGAGATCATGCGCTACTTCATCAGACACTACGCTCTCAGGCTGGGAACAGGAGAGAGCGCTCCCTGGGTGGTTGAAGACGATCTGGTGAAAAAATTCAACCTGCCCAGCAAATTCAGTGACTTTCTTCTCGATCCCCACAAG TTCTTAGCAGAGAATCCCTCCGCGAAGCGTAAGAGTTTGACATCTCCAGACGGTAAACCGAGCAAGAAGCTCAAGACGTCTGACACGCCAGGAGAGGATTCAGGAAATgagaagggagagaagaaaaggaaaaagaagaccGACTCTTTAGGCATGCCTATTAGTCCGACCATTTGGGGCCACATGCAG aaaataaaaatgaacggCTCGCCACTCAAAGTAAAGAACTCGGGAACTCCAAAGAAAGGAGAAGGCAAAGGCTCTTCTCCCTCCACCCCGAAATCAAGCAGGAAGTCCGGAGACAAGAAAACTGGAAAGAACGTCCTCAAAGCGTCTAAAAAGGACGGTAAAGCTGGTGCCAAGACACcgaagatgaagcagatgactCTGCTGCATCTGGCTAAGAGCACCCCTGCAGGGAGCCCGAAGAAGAGAGCCCGTAGTAGCAGCTTGGGTACTCCTAAACTGGGGAAGCCACTGCACCCCATGGCCCTGCACCTCCTTCGTTACTATAAAGAGAACAAGGGCAAAGAGGATAAAAAGAACTCCCTTTCCTCCCTTATCTCCAAGGCCGCAAAGACCTTGTCCCCAGATGATAGGGGCCGGCTGCCGGAGGAGCTCAAGGAGCTGGTGCAGAAACGCTGGGAGCTGCTGGAGCAGAAGAAGCGATGGGCGGCCATGAGCGAAGaggaaagacaggaagagatgaagaaaaggCGCGAGGAAGTCAAAGAGAAACTGCGAGAAAAGGCCAAGGAGAGACGCGAGAAGGAAATGCTGGTTCGCCGCGAACAATCACGCAGATACGAAGACCAAGAGATTGAAGGCGGCAAGACCTTGCCCACGTTCAAGCTTGTAGACATGCCCGAGGGGTTGCCCAACACCCTGTTTGGGGATGTGGCTATGGTCGTGGACTTCCTTCAGTGCTACGCAGGGCTACTGATGCCGGACGACCAGTATCCGATCACAGCAGGAGCTCTGATGGAAGCACTGGCTGGAGAGCGATCCGGCTTCCTCTACCTGAACAGAGTGCTGGTGGTGCTGCTCCAGACGCTGCTGCAGGACGAGCTGGCAGAAGGCTACAGCGAGCTCGACATTCCTTTATCTGAGATCCCCCTTACCATGCACTCTGTGTCCGAGCTGGCTCGGTTGTGCCTGCGACCGTGGGACGCTCACGGCGAGGAGAGTGGCCAGGGCTCAGAGGACTCAGGAGGTTTGGGAGGCTTTGACGACGTGGTGACCAGCGAGTTCTTGGATAAGCTTGAGACAATCGAGGTGTTTGAGCTGAGCCCCGAGGAGAAGgtcaacctgctggtggcactaTGCCACCGCATACTCATGACGTACTCGGTCGAAGACCACGTTGACGCAAGGCAGCAGCGGTCAGCTGAGCTGTGGAAGGAGCGTCTGGCGATGCTGAAAGAGGTCAACGACCGCAAGAGggctgagaagaagaagcaaaaggAGATGGAGGGCAAAG gtgagaaaaagaaagagagcagtgCTAAGAAGGAGCCCAAGAAAGAAGTCAAGGTGGAGCCGGAGCCAGAGGACatgatcagctcagtgaagagcCGGCGGCTGATGTCCATGCAGGccaagaaggagaaggaggagatggacagacagaacaaag AGCGCATGGAGAAAGAGGCTGAAGAGGAGCGGATGCGTAAACAGAGAGCCGCCACGGAAAGAGCCTTTCAGGATGGTATCACCAAAGCCAGACTCGTCATGCGCAGGACTCCACTGGGTACTGACAGAAGTCACAACAG GTACTGGCTTTTCTCTGACGTGGTTCCTGGTCTGTACGTTGAGAAAGGCTGGGTGCATGAAAGCATTGACTACAGCTTCACTCCTCCACCCGAGGACAAACCAGCCGAGCCTgaggtggaagaggaagaggacggcGGGTCGGCCGCTACTCAAGATTCACAAG AAACTGAAAAAGATGCTGAAAAAGATGATGGCAGCATCGATGGTGCTATTAGCGAGGGAGCCCAGCAGGGAGCAGCAACAGACGTCTGTATAGAAACGACCGTTCCCAAGCAGGGACAGAACCTCTG GTTCATATGTGACAACACAGCCGAGTTGGAGGAACTAGTGGAAAGTCTTCATCCTCAGGGGGTTCGAGAGAGCGAGCTGAAGGCGAAGATACAAAGCAG ATACCAGGACATCGTCCACTCCATCCATCTGACTCGTAAGGCAAAAATGGGCCTCAGGACCTGTGATGGATATGCAGAACTACTCAACTACCTGCGCAGTGACATCCAGGAGGTGGCCTCACGACTCCAGAAAGGAGGCCTGGGATACCTTGATGACAACGTAGACCTCGAAGAACAG TTGAAAGACATGGAGAGCTTGAAAGACTTTGGCGAGTGCATCATCACCATTCAGGCCTGCGTAATCAAAAAGTTCCTTCAGGGATTCATGGCGcccaaacagaagaagaagaaaaagctcgGAGGGGAAGAAAGCAGCAAAGCTGAAGAGGTGGACGAGGAGAAAAGACTGGCAGAAGAGGCCAGG GTAGCGACAGCGGTAGAAAAGTGGAAGACTGCCATCCGAGAGGCCCAGACCTTTTCCCGGATGCACGTCCTGCTGGGAATGCTGGACGCCTGCATAAAGTGGGACATGTCCGCTGAGAACGCTCGCTGCAAAGTGTGTCGCAGGAAAG GTGACGACGAGAAACTCATCCTCTGTGATGAGTGCAACAAGGCCTTCCACCTGTTCTGTCTGCGGCCCGTGTTGTACCGCATTCCTGCCGGAGAGTGGCTGTGTCCGGCCTGCCAGCCCACTGTGGCCAGACGTGGCTCCCGCTCAAG GAACTACAACCAAGAcacagatgaagaagaggatgaggaggagtctgaagaggaggagtcagaggaggaggaagaggatgaagaagagaatGAATACAAAGCCATGGGGCACAGCT TGAGACCaaggaagaaaaataagcaGTCCTCATCTCGacaaaaaagttcaaaaagtAAATCCAAGAAGTCGTCTTCGAGTACTCAGAGCAAACAGAGGACCGGCCCCAACAGCCCCGCAGACATCGATGAACTG gTGCGACAGAGCTCCCAGTCAGGAGTGCGCAGGCAGGCGctggagctggagaggtgcGAGGAGATCCTCAAAAAACTGTCCAAGTTCCGCTACAGCTGGCCTTTCAG GGAGCCTGTGTCCCCGGAGGAGGCAGAGGACTACCTGGACATCATCTCCCAGCCCATGGATTTCCAGACAATGCTGGGGAAGTTCAGCCAGGGCTCGTATCGTCACGCCCAGGACTTCCTGGAAGACATTAAACTCGTTTTCGCCAACGCAGAGGAGTACAACCAGCAGGGCAGCACCGTGCTCTCCTGCATGGTCAAGACGGAACAGACATTCACCGAGCTGCTCCAAAAGCTGCTGCCAGGCCTCAGCTACCTCCGCCGACGGTCACGCAAACGCGTCAGCCAAGCGCCCGCAACATCcgaggatgaggaagaagacgaggaggaggaggaggaggaggaggaggatgatgaagaagagcaggaagaggaagaggaagaagaacccAAGAAGAAAATGCAGAACGGCAAATCGAACAGGAAGAAAGCCAGAAACTCTCGGGGACGGAGGAACGAGAGGAGCGAGAgcgaggaggaagacgaggaggaggacgaggaggatgaTGACGATGGCAGGAGGAGGAGTAAGCGGACGTCTGCCACCTCAGGCAAGAAGGATTACAGGGAGCAGGATAGTGATGGCGAGCGGGACACACGGAGAACTCGTCAGCGGCGGGGCCGGGACGACGCGAGCAGCGACGAGGACCGGTCCAGCCAACAGCGACATTCCAAGAGACAGAAACGCTCATGA